The Vibrio astriarenae genome contains a region encoding:
- a CDS encoding ABC transporter permease produces the protein MLAISTLAWKSLKNRKATALLTVLTVAISVILLMGVERIRTQAKTSFANTISGTDLIVGGRSGQVNLLLYSVFRIGNATNNIDWRSYEEFSQHRAVDWTIPISLGDSHRGFRVMGTNHDYFTHYQFGSRQHLELAEGREFDGLFEAVIGVDVARSLGYKIDDEIIIAHGLSDVAFSRHDNLPFKIVGIFKPTGTPVDKTIHVSLESIEAIHVGWESGALLGPTPTKAELETLDFQPNQITAMLVGLKSRIQTFALQREINTYPLEPLSAIMPGVALHELWGMMSVAEQALMVVSVFVVVAGLLGMLSSLLTSLQERRREMAILRAMGARPRHILMLLVSEASALTFVGIATGLAGLYALLAIAGPIIQQQYGIAIELTMISSYEWMLLGFVQLAGVIIGFIPAIRAYRQSLSDGMTIKV, from the coding sequence ATGCTAGCAATCAGCACTCTTGCTTGGAAAAGCCTAAAAAATCGTAAAGCAACGGCCCTTCTCACCGTATTAACAGTCGCCATCTCGGTTATTCTGTTGATGGGGGTCGAGCGTATTCGTACTCAAGCAAAAACCAGTTTTGCCAATACGATTTCGGGTACCGATCTCATCGTTGGGGGACGTTCTGGGCAAGTTAACCTTCTCCTCTATTCTGTATTTCGCATTGGTAATGCCACCAACAATATTGACTGGCGTAGCTATGAAGAGTTCAGTCAACACCGCGCAGTAGACTGGACCATCCCCATTTCTCTTGGCGATTCTCATCGAGGTTTTCGTGTCATGGGCACCAATCATGACTACTTTACCCACTACCAATTTGGTAGCCGTCAACACCTTGAACTAGCCGAGGGCAGAGAGTTCGATGGTTTATTTGAGGCCGTTATTGGCGTTGATGTGGCGCGCAGTCTCGGCTACAAAATCGATGATGAGATTATCATTGCCCATGGACTCAGCGATGTCGCGTTTAGTCGCCACGATAACCTTCCATTTAAGATCGTCGGTATATTCAAACCAACAGGCACGCCGGTAGACAAAACCATACATGTCTCATTAGAGTCGATTGAAGCGATTCATGTTGGTTGGGAGTCTGGGGCCCTTCTTGGTCCAACGCCAACTAAAGCAGAGCTAGAAACCTTAGATTTTCAACCCAATCAAATTACCGCGATGCTTGTGGGTCTAAAGTCACGAATTCAGACCTTTGCTCTGCAAAGAGAGATCAATACATACCCACTTGAACCGCTCAGCGCTATTATGCCTGGTGTCGCCTTACATGAGCTATGGGGAATGATGTCTGTAGCTGAACAGGCATTAATGGTAGTATCCGTGTTTGTTGTCGTTGCCGGTTTATTGGGTATGCTGAGCAGTTTGCTTACTAGCTTACAAGAGCGACGTCGTGAAATGGCCATTCTTCGAGCAATGGGCGCAAGACCACGCCATATTTTGATGCTGCTGGTCAGTGAAGCAAGTGCGCTAACGTTCGTGGGCATCGCGACTGGCCTTGCGGGTCTTTATGCCCTTCTCGCGATTGCGGGACCGATTATCCAACAGCAATATGGAATCGCTATCGAACTGACCATGATCTCAAGTTACGAATGGATGCTATTAGGCTTTGTTCAACTTGCAGGTGTGATTATTGGGTTCATCCCAGCTATTCGTGCATATCGTCAATCACTCAGTGATGGTATGACTATAAAGGTATAG
- a CDS encoding ABC transporter ATP-binding protein, producing the protein MMPQTTTDLSNVIDLENVTFRWSPDAKPTLQIDQLAITQAEHTFIKGPSGCGKSTLLSLLTGINAAESGKVAVLDNDLTQQSSRQRDRFRADHIGYIFQQFNLLPYLSVVENVVLPCQFSAHRKSNIQGSLDATARHLLERLHLPNELLNKPVIELSIGQQQRVAAARALIGEPKLIIADEPTSALDFENRTAFIELLMEQATEAQSTLVFVSHDPTLEPLFKRSIQLQDINTAGERTC; encoded by the coding sequence ATGATGCCACAAACAACCACTGACCTATCCAATGTCATCGATCTGGAAAATGTGACCTTTCGCTGGTCTCCGGACGCAAAACCGACACTCCAAATCGATCAATTGGCCATAACTCAGGCTGAGCATACCTTTATCAAAGGCCCAAGTGGATGCGGTAAATCCACTCTACTCTCCTTACTGACGGGCATTAATGCTGCGGAATCAGGTAAGGTCGCGGTACTTGATAATGACCTAACTCAACAAAGTTCACGTCAAAGAGATCGCTTCCGTGCAGATCATATCGGCTATATATTTCAACAGTTTAATCTTCTTCCTTATTTGAGTGTGGTAGAAAACGTGGTGCTTCCATGTCAGTTTTCAGCGCACCGAAAGAGCAATATTCAAGGCTCTCTTGACGCAACAGCACGACACCTGCTTGAAAGGCTGCACCTGCCGAATGAATTACTCAATAAGCCCGTCATTGAGCTCAGCATTGGCCAACAACAGAGAGTCGCGGCAGCGCGTGCACTTATCGGCGAACCAAAGCTCATTATCGCAGATGAGCCAACCTCAGCCCTCGACTTTGAAAATCGCACCGCCTTTATCGAGCTATTGATGGAACAAGCGACCGAAGCACAATCCACACTGGTGTTTGTCAGTCATGACCCAACACTAGAGCCACTATTCAAACGATCTATTCAATTGCAAGATATCAACACAGCAGGAGAACGCACATGCTAG
- the zrgA gene encoding zinc uptake protein ZrgA — MKMKKLNAITLATLSSCALFSVAAQANDEFRQHGAHVHGEVEFNVAQDANELLIEIVAPGADVVGFERAPETDAEKQALQQAIATLEQPEQLFSFPANANCALEYKSVSHTLGGDEHDGHDHDEHKHHDHDEHKHHDHDEHKHHDHHDHDHDHDHDHAHDGHGEFTIEYHFECGNIENLTQLETSWMEKFEQTHKISVNILTDRVQGGATLEGSSNRFSL, encoded by the coding sequence ATGAAGATGAAAAAACTCAACGCAATTACACTAGCAACGCTATCTTCTTGTGCACTGTTTTCAGTAGCAGCACAAGCCAACGATGAATTTCGCCAACATGGTGCACATGTTCATGGTGAAGTTGAGTTTAACGTCGCACAAGATGCCAATGAGCTCCTAATTGAAATTGTCGCCCCAGGAGCAGACGTTGTCGGTTTTGAACGTGCACCAGAAACCGATGCAGAGAAACAAGCTCTGCAACAAGCGATTGCGACACTAGAGCAACCAGAGCAGCTATTTAGTTTCCCTGCCAATGCAAACTGTGCTCTAGAATACAAATCGGTATCTCATACATTGGGTGGCGATGAGCATGATGGTCACGATCATGATGAGCACAAACATCACGACCACGATGAACACAAACATCACGACCACGATGAGCATAAGCATCACGACCATCATGACCATGACCATGACCATGACCATGACCATGCTCACGACGGACACGGTGAATTCACAATTGAATATCACTTCGAATGTGGAAACATCGAGAATCTAACCCAACTTGAAACAAGCTGGATGGAGAAGTTTGAACAAACACATAAAATTTCGGTCAATATCTTAACTGACCGTGTTCAAGGTGGTGCAACGTTAGAAGGCTCTTCTAACCGTTTCTCACTTTAA
- a CDS encoding YtfJ family protein gives MKIKSLLSTLLIAAPLSVAAHNLEVDGTLHAVKINKVGELLLDQDKIKYQSWNTEQMLGKVRVIQAIAGRSAAKEMNAPLMAAITAADFPENSYQTTTIINQDDALWGTGSFVKSSAEDSKKEFPWSSMVLDTDGLAAAAWQLEEKSSAIIVQDKSGQILFVKEGALSEAEISTVLTLIRENLEG, from the coding sequence ATGAAAATCAAATCTTTGCTCTCTACCCTTTTGATCGCAGCCCCACTTTCTGTCGCTGCTCACAACCTTGAAGTTGATGGAACATTGCATGCTGTAAAGATCAATAAAGTGGGTGAGCTCCTACTCGATCAGGATAAGATCAAGTACCAGAGTTGGAACACGGAACAGATGCTAGGAAAAGTACGCGTGATTCAGGCAATTGCTGGCCGTAGTGCGGCTAAAGAGATGAATGCCCCACTCATGGCAGCAATCACAGCGGCTGACTTCCCTGAAAATAGCTACCAAACCACCACCATTATCAACCAAGATGATGCGCTTTGGGGGACCGGGTCATTTGTCAAATCATCGGCTGAGGACAGCAAAAAGGAGTTTCCTTGGTCATCTATGGTTTTAGACACGGATGGTTTAGCGGCTGCGGCCTGGCAACTGGAAGAGAAATCTTCAGCAATTATTGTTCAAGACAAGTCTGGTCAAATCCTGTTTGTCAAAGAAGGCGCATTGAGCGAAGCAGAAATTAGCACGGTGTTGACACTGATTCGAGAAAATCTCGAGGGTTAA
- a CDS encoding DUF1107 family protein gives MLREFVQYRPIQVARFVKTLFKGQFVIQGVGGFEFDNGKVLLPDVKNSHKLAVYKEINGVIADM, from the coding sequence ATGTTGCGCGAGTTTGTACAATATAGACCGATTCAGGTCGCAAGGTTTGTTAAGACACTGTTCAAAGGACAGTTTGTTATCCAAGGTGTGGGTGGATTTGAGTTTGATAACGGTAAAGTGCTGCTGCCTGATGTCAAAAACTCCCACAAACTAGCGGTATACAAAGAGATCAACGGAGTGATTGCTGACATGTAG
- the msrA gene encoding peptide-methionine (S)-S-oxide reductase MsrA has translation MSDKTVMISPEKALPGRPTPLKIEDIHFVNQSSMSADPTAEQAEVLVGMGCFWGAERLFWNLDGVVSTSVGYSGGYTENPTYEEVCSGQTGHAEVVRVIYEPSTLSLKQLLTHFWERHDPTQGMQQGNDVGTQYRSALYVYDQNQMNEACDSKDEYQSLLGSDATKQITTEILPAGKYFFAETYHQQYLAKNPEGYCGLGGTGVCFPPSLAN, from the coding sequence ATGTCGGACAAAACAGTAATGATCAGCCCAGAGAAAGCACTCCCTGGGCGCCCAACCCCGCTGAAAATCGAGGATATTCACTTTGTAAATCAGAGCAGTATGAGTGCAGATCCTACAGCAGAACAAGCAGAGGTTCTGGTGGGTATGGGCTGTTTTTGGGGGGCTGAGCGCCTGTTCTGGAATTTAGATGGCGTGGTATCGACATCCGTGGGTTACAGCGGCGGTTATACTGAAAACCCAACTTATGAAGAAGTGTGCTCAGGCCAAACTGGCCATGCGGAAGTGGTTAGGGTGATTTATGAGCCTTCAACGTTATCGCTCAAACAGCTTCTTACCCATTTTTGGGAAAGGCATGACCCAACACAGGGCATGCAGCAAGGTAATGACGTGGGTACACAATACCGCAGTGCGCTTTATGTATACGACCAGAATCAAATGAACGAAGCGTGTGATTCTAAAGATGAGTACCAATCTCTGCTTGGTTCAGATGCCACTAAGCAAATCACTACTGAAATATTGCCCGCTGGGAAGTATTTTTTTGCCGAAACCTACCACCAGCAATATCTCGCTAAGAATCCAGAAGGATACTGTGGTTTAGGCGGCACTGGTGTTTGCTTCCCGCCTTCGCTCGCAAATTAA
- a CDS encoding autotransporter assembly complex protein TamA: MTSSRVILSFSALLAFSLPSWAASLSINGLKGEELTNLEVYLSSISKDEYSTDLRFRARVESMATESLNALGYYNPIISSRVDEGKDELIVTIDQGNPVRIKELDIQLLGEANEDEDFKNIIRNSPLKLGVKLNHGQYDSLKSSIRNLALQKGYFDADYKVSRLEVAPSKNQAFIRLHFDSGIRYHFGATSINGSQIDEERVRSLQPFEESKPYQATQVGEFNQNLSNTDWFSSVFVEPELSYLGKGREIPMKVSLAPQSKNKIETGLGYSTDVGVRGSVKWSKPWVNSRGHSFDSSVSLSVPEQTVTAGYNIPLKDVLNDYYRLQFGMKILDNRDTESVETNLSVERHWLLDGGWHRTAYVRYLYERFTQGLQDDTSQFLLPGVTYTRTRVRGGAMPTWGDKQSITLEYGDPAVLSETRVVRLLAGTTFIRSAGKNHRGIFRLDGGANFPDEFESLPPSLRFFAGGDNSIRGYGYESVSPTDDSGALTGAKYIVTSSLEYQYRVTGNWWGAVFYDIGDAFNDTPEWHDGAGVGIRWVSPVGPIRFDFAWGLHESAKDDFRIHFSLGPDL; encoded by the coding sequence ATGACATCGTCGCGAGTAATACTGTCTTTTTCTGCGCTGCTTGCTTTTTCTTTGCCCTCTTGGGCAGCAAGCCTTTCAATCAATGGCCTTAAAGGTGAGGAGCTTACCAATCTAGAGGTCTACTTAAGCTCGATCAGTAAAGATGAGTACTCTACTGATTTACGCTTTCGCGCGCGGGTGGAAAGTATGGCGACAGAATCTCTTAATGCCCTTGGTTACTATAACCCGATTATTTCCAGTCGCGTCGATGAGGGTAAAGACGAGTTGATCGTAACGATTGATCAGGGAAATCCTGTTCGCATTAAAGAGCTCGATATCCAGCTGCTTGGTGAGGCCAACGAGGACGAGGACTTTAAGAATATCATCCGCAATTCGCCACTTAAACTTGGTGTCAAACTCAATCACGGTCAATATGATTCGTTGAAATCGAGCATTCGAAATCTTGCGCTGCAAAAAGGCTATTTTGATGCTGACTACAAGGTCAGCCGCCTAGAGGTGGCACCGAGTAAAAACCAAGCGTTTATTCGCCTGCATTTCGACAGTGGGATTCGTTACCATTTTGGCGCAACAAGCATTAATGGCAGCCAAATTGATGAGGAGCGCGTACGTTCTCTGCAGCCATTTGAAGAGTCAAAGCCCTATCAAGCGACACAAGTTGGTGAGTTTAACCAAAACTTATCCAATACCGATTGGTTTTCATCGGTGTTTGTCGAGCCAGAATTGAGTTATTTAGGCAAAGGTCGAGAAATACCCATGAAGGTATCACTTGCTCCTCAATCGAAGAACAAAATTGAGACAGGTCTTGGCTATTCTACCGATGTCGGGGTTCGTGGCTCAGTAAAATGGAGTAAACCGTGGGTGAACTCACGCGGTCATAGCTTTGATTCGAGCGTGTCTCTTTCCGTACCCGAGCAGACGGTCACTGCGGGGTATAACATTCCTCTCAAAGATGTCTTAAACGACTACTATCGACTGCAGTTTGGGATGAAGATTCTGGATAATCGAGACACTGAAAGTGTTGAGACTAATTTATCGGTAGAGCGTCATTGGTTACTCGATGGTGGCTGGCACCGAACCGCTTATGTGCGCTACCTTTATGAGCGCTTTACCCAGGGTTTGCAGGATGATACCAGTCAATTCCTACTGCCAGGTGTGACTTATACACGCACACGGGTTCGAGGTGGTGCGATGCCAACTTGGGGCGACAAGCAGTCGATAACCCTAGAGTATGGTGATCCAGCCGTATTGTCGGAGACACGCGTCGTACGCTTATTAGCTGGCACGACCTTTATTCGCAGTGCTGGCAAAAACCATCGCGGTATATTCCGTCTTGATGGTGGTGCCAACTTCCCTGATGAGTTTGAGAGCTTACCTCCGTCATTGCGATTCTTTGCGGGTGGCGACAACAGTATCCGTGGCTATGGTTATGAGTCGGTATCTCCCACTGATGACAGTGGCGCTCTGACCGGTGCTAAATACATAGTGACCAGCTCTTTAGAGTATCAGTACCGGGTGACTGGTAACTGGTGGGGAGCAGTATTCTACGATATTGGTGATGCTTTTAATGATACCCCAGAATGGCACGATGGTGCGGGTGTTGGGATTAGATGGGTGTCACCAGTCGGCCCCATTCGTTTTGATTTTGCTTGGGGTTTGCATGAGTCAGCAAAGGATGATTTTAGAATTCACTTCTCGCTGGGGCCAGACTTATGA